A single Oncorhynchus keta strain PuntledgeMale-10-30-2019 unplaced genomic scaffold, Oket_V2 Un_contig_6244_pilon_pilon, whole genome shotgun sequence DNA region contains:
- the aifm1 gene encoding apoptosis-inducing factor 1, mitochondrial isoform X14, with translation MWTCKNLWKKLVPLARSSSTLCRQNARGVLFNNERRLPLVPQAHMSSGTPGSGGDNNLYYLLVGATCVGGGFYAYRTIKGDKERYQERINEIASRPNKVVPEQPITEAPGEQAAETPQAAEPATVAPAEVPASTPVEFPSHAPYLLIGGGTASFAAARSIRARDPGARVLIITDEPDLPYMRPPLSKELWFSDDPSVVDTLRFKQWNGKERSIYFQPPSFYVSPQDLEKVENGGVAVLTGKKVVHMDVRGNKVTLSDDTEISYDKCLIATGGIPRNLQVIERAGEEVTKRTTLFRKVEDFKALDKVSRDTKSITIIGGGFLGSELACALGRRSADSDLEVIQMFPEKGNMGKVLPEYLSNWTTAKVKSEGVAVITEALVKAVSFKDGKVEIKLKDGRVVKTDHIVAAVGLEPSVELAKSAGLEVDSDFGGFRVNAELQARSNIWVAGDAACFYDIRLGRRRVEHHDHAVVSGRLAGENMTGANKPYWHQSMFWSDLGPDVGYEAIGIVDSSLPTVGVFAKATAKDTPKAATEKSGTGIRSESETEGTASSPVASSTPEPPPVPEQKDNYGKGVIFYLRDKVVVGIILWNVFNRMPVARKIIKDGEEHADLNEVAKLFNIHDD, from the exons TGTTTAACAATGAGAGAAGACTGCCACTGGTTCCACAGGCCCACATGTCCTCAGGAACTCCAGGGAGTGGAGGGGACAACAACTTGTACTACCTCCTAGTGGGAGCAACCTGTGTAGGGGGAGGATTTTAT GCTTACCGCACCATCAAAGGAGACAAAGAGCGATATCAGGAACGAATTAATGAAATTGCTTCCAGACCAAATAAGGTAGTGCCAGAACAACCAATCACAGAGGCCCCAG GCGAACAAGCTGCTGAAACTCCACAAG CTGCGGAACCTGCAACTGTTGCACCTGCTGAGGTCCCTGCATCTACCCCTGTAGAGTTTCCCTCACACGCCCCCTACCTCTTGATTGGCGGAGGCACGGCCTCCTTCGCTGCAGCACGCTCCATCAGGGCCAGGGACCCAGGAGCCAGG GTATTGATTATCACTGATGAACCAGACCTTCCATACATGAGGCCTCCTCTCTCCAAGGAGCTGTGGTTCTCTGATGACCCCAGTGTGGTTGACACCCTGCGCTTCAAACAGTGGAATGGCAaggagaggag CATCTACTTCCAGCCTCCCTCATTCTATGTTAGTCCTCAGGATTTGGAGAAAGTGGAGAATGGTGGAGTGGCTGTGCTCACTGGGAAAAAG GTGGTGCACATGGACGTGAGGGGCAACAAAGTGACACTGAGTGACGACACAGAGATCTCCTATGATAAGTGCCTGATTGCCACAG GTGGAATCCCAAGGAATCTGCAAGTGATTGAGCGAGCTGGAGAAGAGGTGACAAAGAGGACTACACTGTTTAGAAAG GTTGAAGATTTCAAAGCTTTGGATAAGGTCTCCAGAGACACCAAATCCATCACCATCATTGGAGGAGGTTTCTTGGGGAGTGAGCTGGCCTGTGCCCTGGGCAGGAGAT CTGCTGATTCTGACCTGGAGGTAATCCAGATGTTCCCTGAGAAGGGCAACATGGGAAAGGTGCTGCCGGAGTATCTAAGCAACTGGACAACAGCCAAAGTCAAGAGCG AGGGAGTGGCGGTCATCACAGAAGCGTTGGTAAAAGCTGTGAGCTTCAAAGATGGTAAAGTGGAGATCAAACTGAAGGATGGTCGTGTGGTGAAGACGGACCATATTGTTGCAGCTGTTGGGCTGGAGCCCAGTGTAGAGCTGGCCAAGTCAGCAGGTCTGGAGGTAGACTCTGACTTTGGGGGCTTTCGGGTCAACGCAGAACTGCAGGCTAGGTCCAATATATGGGTG GCAGGTGATGCAGCGTGCTTCTATGACATCAGACTGGGCCGCAGGCGAGTGGAGCACCATGACCATGCAGTCGTGAGTGGCCGGCTGGCCGGAGAGAATATGACGGGAGCCAATAAGCCCTACTGGCATCAGTCCATGTTCTG GAGTGACCTGGGGCCTGATGTAGGCTATGAGGCCATTGGGATAGTAGACAGTAGCCTTCCAACAGTTGGAGTATTTGCCAAAGCCACTGCTAAGGACACCCCCAAAGCTGCCACAGAGAAGTCAG GAACTGGAATCCGTTCGGAGAGTGAGACTGAGGGGACGGCCAGTAGCCCTGTAGCCTCCTCCACCCCTGAACCCCCTCCAGTACCCGAGCAGAAGGACAACTACGGGAAAGGAGTGATCTTCTATCTGCGAGACAAAGTGGTGGTGGGCATTATCCTGTGGAACGTGTTCAACAGAATGCCCGTTGCAAGGAAG ATCATCAAAGATGGAGAGGAACATGCCGATCTGAATGAAGTGGCTAAGCTCTTCAACATTCACGACGACTGA
- the aifm1 gene encoding apoptosis-inducing factor 1, mitochondrial isoform X10: protein MWTCKNLWKKLVPLARSSSTLCRQNARGVLFNNERRLPLVPQAHMSSGTPGSGGDNNLYYLLVGATCVGGGFYAYRTIKGDKERYQERINEIASRPNKVVPEQPITEAPGEQAAETPQEIAPVTEDAPVETPEVTPIVEVSAVEQEDPPTTPEAEIARESVVEPAPEESVGTPDADPVVKSEPTPVAGSLPAETAELQTTTETESAAEPATVAPAEVPASTPVEFPSHAPYLLIGGGTASFAAARSIRARDPGARVLIITDEPDLPYMRPPLSKELWFSDDPSVVDTLRFKQWNGKERSIYFQPPSFYVSPQDLEKVENGGVAVLTGKKVVHMDVRGNKVTLSDDTEISYDKCLIATGGIPRNLQVIERAGEEVTKRTTLFRKVEDFKALDKVSRDTKSITIIGGGFLGSELACALGRRSADSDLEVIQMFPEKGNMGKVLPEYLSNWTTAKVKSEGVAVITEALVKAVSFKDGKVEIKLKDGRVVKTDHIVAAVGLEPSVELAKSAGLEVDSDFGGFRVNAELQARSNIWVAGDAACFYDIRLGRRRVEHHDHAVVSGRLAGENMTGANKPYWHQSMFWSDLGPDVGYEAIGIVDSSLPTVGVFAKATAKDTPKAATEKSGTGIRSESETEGTASSPVASSTPEPPPVPEQKDNYGKGVIFYLRDKVVVGIILWNVFNRMPVARKIIKDGEEHADLNEVAKLFNIHDD, encoded by the exons TGTTTAACAATGAGAGAAGACTGCCACTGGTTCCACAGGCCCACATGTCCTCAGGAACTCCAGGGAGTGGAGGGGACAACAACTTGTACTACCTCCTAGTGGGAGCAACCTGTGTAGGGGGAGGATTTTAT GCTTACCGCACCATCAAAGGAGACAAAGAGCGATATCAGGAACGAATTAATGAAATTGCTTCCAGACCAAATAAGGTAGTGCCAGAACAACCAATCACAGAGGCCCCAG GCGAACAAGCTGCTGAAACTCCACAAG AGATTGCACCTGTTACGGAAGATGCTCCTGTGGAAACTCCGGAAGTAACCCCTATTGTCGAAG TTTCTGCAGTTGAACAAGAGGATCCTCCCACCACACCAGAGGCTGAGATTG CACGTGAATCGGTGGTAGAACCAGCTCCTGAAGAATCAGTAGGGACGCCTGATGCTGATCCAGTAGTTAAGAGTG AACCAACACCAGTAGCAGGAAGCCTTCCTGCAGAAACAGCGGAGCTGCAAACtacgacagagacagagagtg CTGCGGAACCTGCAACTGTTGCACCTGCTGAGGTCCCTGCATCTACCCCTGTAGAGTTTCCCTCACACGCCCCCTACCTCTTGATTGGCGGAGGCACGGCCTCCTTCGCTGCAGCACGCTCCATCAGGGCCAGGGACCCAGGAGCCAGG GTATTGATTATCACTGATGAACCAGACCTTCCATACATGAGGCCTCCTCTCTCCAAGGAGCTGTGGTTCTCTGATGACCCCAGTGTGGTTGACACCCTGCGCTTCAAACAGTGGAATGGCAaggagaggag CATCTACTTCCAGCCTCCCTCATTCTATGTTAGTCCTCAGGATTTGGAGAAAGTGGAGAATGGTGGAGTGGCTGTGCTCACTGGGAAAAAG GTGGTGCACATGGACGTGAGGGGCAACAAAGTGACACTGAGTGACGACACAGAGATCTCCTATGATAAGTGCCTGATTGCCACAG GTGGAATCCCAAGGAATCTGCAAGTGATTGAGCGAGCTGGAGAAGAGGTGACAAAGAGGACTACACTGTTTAGAAAG GTTGAAGATTTCAAAGCTTTGGATAAGGTCTCCAGAGACACCAAATCCATCACCATCATTGGAGGAGGTTTCTTGGGGAGTGAGCTGGCCTGTGCCCTGGGCAGGAGAT CTGCTGATTCTGACCTGGAGGTAATCCAGATGTTCCCTGAGAAGGGCAACATGGGAAAGGTGCTGCCGGAGTATCTAAGCAACTGGACAACAGCCAAAGTCAAGAGCG AGGGAGTGGCGGTCATCACAGAAGCGTTGGTAAAAGCTGTGAGCTTCAAAGATGGTAAAGTGGAGATCAAACTGAAGGATGGTCGTGTGGTGAAGACGGACCATATTGTTGCAGCTGTTGGGCTGGAGCCCAGTGTAGAGCTGGCCAAGTCAGCAGGTCTGGAGGTAGACTCTGACTTTGGGGGCTTTCGGGTCAACGCAGAACTGCAGGCTAGGTCCAATATATGGGTG GCAGGTGATGCAGCGTGCTTCTATGACATCAGACTGGGCCGCAGGCGAGTGGAGCACCATGACCATGCAGTCGTGAGTGGCCGGCTGGCCGGAGAGAATATGACGGGAGCCAATAAGCCCTACTGGCATCAGTCCATGTTCTG GAGTGACCTGGGGCCTGATGTAGGCTATGAGGCCATTGGGATAGTAGACAGTAGCCTTCCAACAGTTGGAGTATTTGCCAAAGCCACTGCTAAGGACACCCCCAAAGCTGCCACAGAGAAGTCAG GAACTGGAATCCGTTCGGAGAGTGAGACTGAGGGGACGGCCAGTAGCCCTGTAGCCTCCTCCACCCCTGAACCCCCTCCAGTACCCGAGCAGAAGGACAACTACGGGAAAGGAGTGATCTTCTATCTGCGAGACAAAGTGGTGGTGGGCATTATCCTGTGGAACGTGTTCAACAGAATGCCCGTTGCAAGGAAG ATCATCAAAGATGGAGAGGAACATGCCGATCTGAATGAAGTGGCTAAGCTCTTCAACATTCACGACGACTGA
- the aifm1 gene encoding apoptosis-inducing factor 1, mitochondrial isoform X11, whose translation MWTCKNLWKKLVPLARSSSTLCRQNARGVLFNNERRLPLVPQAHMSSGTPGSGGDNNLYYLLVGATCVGGGFYAYRTIKGDKERYQERINEIASRPNKVVPEQPITEAPGEQAAETPQEIAPVTEDAPVETPEVTPIVEARESVVEPAPEESVGTPDADPVVKSEPTPVAGSLPAETAELQTTTETESAAEPATVAPAEVPASTPVEFPSHAPYLLIGGGTASFAAARSIRARDPGARVLIITDEPDLPYMRPPLSKELWFSDDPSVVDTLRFKQWNGKERSIYFQPPSFYVSPQDLEKVENGGVAVLTGKKVVHMDVRGNKVTLSDDTEISYDKCLIATGGIPRNLQVIERAGEEVTKRTTLFRKVEDFKALDKVSRDTKSITIIGGGFLGSELACALGRRSADSDLEVIQMFPEKGNMGKVLPEYLSNWTTAKVKSEGVAVITEALVKAVSFKDGKVEIKLKDGRVVKTDHIVAAVGLEPSVELAKSAGLEVDSDFGGFRVNAELQARSNIWVAGDAACFYDIRLGRRRVEHHDHAVVSGRLAGENMTGANKPYWHQSMFWSDLGPDVGYEAIGIVDSSLPTVGVFAKATAKDTPKAATEKSGTGIRSESETEGTASSPVASSTPEPPPVPEQKDNYGKGVIFYLRDKVVVGIILWNVFNRMPVARKIIKDGEEHADLNEVAKLFNIHDD comes from the exons TGTTTAACAATGAGAGAAGACTGCCACTGGTTCCACAGGCCCACATGTCCTCAGGAACTCCAGGGAGTGGAGGGGACAACAACTTGTACTACCTCCTAGTGGGAGCAACCTGTGTAGGGGGAGGATTTTAT GCTTACCGCACCATCAAAGGAGACAAAGAGCGATATCAGGAACGAATTAATGAAATTGCTTCCAGACCAAATAAGGTAGTGCCAGAACAACCAATCACAGAGGCCCCAG GCGAACAAGCTGCTGAAACTCCACAAG AGATTGCACCTGTTACGGAAGATGCTCCTGTGGAAACTCCGGAAGTAACCCCTATTGTCGAAG CACGTGAATCGGTGGTAGAACCAGCTCCTGAAGAATCAGTAGGGACGCCTGATGCTGATCCAGTAGTTAAGAGTG AACCAACACCAGTAGCAGGAAGCCTTCCTGCAGAAACAGCGGAGCTGCAAACtacgacagagacagagagtg CTGCGGAACCTGCAACTGTTGCACCTGCTGAGGTCCCTGCATCTACCCCTGTAGAGTTTCCCTCACACGCCCCCTACCTCTTGATTGGCGGAGGCACGGCCTCCTTCGCTGCAGCACGCTCCATCAGGGCCAGGGACCCAGGAGCCAGG GTATTGATTATCACTGATGAACCAGACCTTCCATACATGAGGCCTCCTCTCTCCAAGGAGCTGTGGTTCTCTGATGACCCCAGTGTGGTTGACACCCTGCGCTTCAAACAGTGGAATGGCAaggagaggag CATCTACTTCCAGCCTCCCTCATTCTATGTTAGTCCTCAGGATTTGGAGAAAGTGGAGAATGGTGGAGTGGCTGTGCTCACTGGGAAAAAG GTGGTGCACATGGACGTGAGGGGCAACAAAGTGACACTGAGTGACGACACAGAGATCTCCTATGATAAGTGCCTGATTGCCACAG GTGGAATCCCAAGGAATCTGCAAGTGATTGAGCGAGCTGGAGAAGAGGTGACAAAGAGGACTACACTGTTTAGAAAG GTTGAAGATTTCAAAGCTTTGGATAAGGTCTCCAGAGACACCAAATCCATCACCATCATTGGAGGAGGTTTCTTGGGGAGTGAGCTGGCCTGTGCCCTGGGCAGGAGAT CTGCTGATTCTGACCTGGAGGTAATCCAGATGTTCCCTGAGAAGGGCAACATGGGAAAGGTGCTGCCGGAGTATCTAAGCAACTGGACAACAGCCAAAGTCAAGAGCG AGGGAGTGGCGGTCATCACAGAAGCGTTGGTAAAAGCTGTGAGCTTCAAAGATGGTAAAGTGGAGATCAAACTGAAGGATGGTCGTGTGGTGAAGACGGACCATATTGTTGCAGCTGTTGGGCTGGAGCCCAGTGTAGAGCTGGCCAAGTCAGCAGGTCTGGAGGTAGACTCTGACTTTGGGGGCTTTCGGGTCAACGCAGAACTGCAGGCTAGGTCCAATATATGGGTG GCAGGTGATGCAGCGTGCTTCTATGACATCAGACTGGGCCGCAGGCGAGTGGAGCACCATGACCATGCAGTCGTGAGTGGCCGGCTGGCCGGAGAGAATATGACGGGAGCCAATAAGCCCTACTGGCATCAGTCCATGTTCTG GAGTGACCTGGGGCCTGATGTAGGCTATGAGGCCATTGGGATAGTAGACAGTAGCCTTCCAACAGTTGGAGTATTTGCCAAAGCCACTGCTAAGGACACCCCCAAAGCTGCCACAGAGAAGTCAG GAACTGGAATCCGTTCGGAGAGTGAGACTGAGGGGACGGCCAGTAGCCCTGTAGCCTCCTCCACCCCTGAACCCCCTCCAGTACCCGAGCAGAAGGACAACTACGGGAAAGGAGTGATCTTCTATCTGCGAGACAAAGTGGTGGTGGGCATTATCCTGTGGAACGTGTTCAACAGAATGCCCGTTGCAAGGAAG ATCATCAAAGATGGAGAGGAACATGCCGATCTGAATGAAGTGGCTAAGCTCTTCAACATTCACGACGACTGA
- the aifm1 gene encoding apoptosis-inducing factor 1, mitochondrial isoform X12 gives MWTCKNLWKKLVPLARSSSTLCRQNARGVLFNNERRLPLVPQAHMSSGTPGSGGDNNLYYLLVGATCVGGGFYAYRTIKGDKERYQERINEIASRPNKVVPEQPITEAPGEQAAETPQARESVVEPAPEESVGTPDADPVVKSEPTPVAGSLPAETAELQTTTETESAAEPATVAPAEVPASTPVEFPSHAPYLLIGGGTASFAAARSIRARDPGARVLIITDEPDLPYMRPPLSKELWFSDDPSVVDTLRFKQWNGKERSIYFQPPSFYVSPQDLEKVENGGVAVLTGKKVVHMDVRGNKVTLSDDTEISYDKCLIATGGIPRNLQVIERAGEEVTKRTTLFRKVEDFKALDKVSRDTKSITIIGGGFLGSELACALGRRSADSDLEVIQMFPEKGNMGKVLPEYLSNWTTAKVKSEGVAVITEALVKAVSFKDGKVEIKLKDGRVVKTDHIVAAVGLEPSVELAKSAGLEVDSDFGGFRVNAELQARSNIWVAGDAACFYDIRLGRRRVEHHDHAVVSGRLAGENMTGANKPYWHQSMFWSDLGPDVGYEAIGIVDSSLPTVGVFAKATAKDTPKAATEKSGTGIRSESETEGTASSPVASSTPEPPPVPEQKDNYGKGVIFYLRDKVVVGIILWNVFNRMPVARKIIKDGEEHADLNEVAKLFNIHDD, from the exons TGTTTAACAATGAGAGAAGACTGCCACTGGTTCCACAGGCCCACATGTCCTCAGGAACTCCAGGGAGTGGAGGGGACAACAACTTGTACTACCTCCTAGTGGGAGCAACCTGTGTAGGGGGAGGATTTTAT GCTTACCGCACCATCAAAGGAGACAAAGAGCGATATCAGGAACGAATTAATGAAATTGCTTCCAGACCAAATAAGGTAGTGCCAGAACAACCAATCACAGAGGCCCCAG GCGAACAAGCTGCTGAAACTCCACAAG CACGTGAATCGGTGGTAGAACCAGCTCCTGAAGAATCAGTAGGGACGCCTGATGCTGATCCAGTAGTTAAGAGTG AACCAACACCAGTAGCAGGAAGCCTTCCTGCAGAAACAGCGGAGCTGCAAACtacgacagagacagagagtg CTGCGGAACCTGCAACTGTTGCACCTGCTGAGGTCCCTGCATCTACCCCTGTAGAGTTTCCCTCACACGCCCCCTACCTCTTGATTGGCGGAGGCACGGCCTCCTTCGCTGCAGCACGCTCCATCAGGGCCAGGGACCCAGGAGCCAGG GTATTGATTATCACTGATGAACCAGACCTTCCATACATGAGGCCTCCTCTCTCCAAGGAGCTGTGGTTCTCTGATGACCCCAGTGTGGTTGACACCCTGCGCTTCAAACAGTGGAATGGCAaggagaggag CATCTACTTCCAGCCTCCCTCATTCTATGTTAGTCCTCAGGATTTGGAGAAAGTGGAGAATGGTGGAGTGGCTGTGCTCACTGGGAAAAAG GTGGTGCACATGGACGTGAGGGGCAACAAAGTGACACTGAGTGACGACACAGAGATCTCCTATGATAAGTGCCTGATTGCCACAG GTGGAATCCCAAGGAATCTGCAAGTGATTGAGCGAGCTGGAGAAGAGGTGACAAAGAGGACTACACTGTTTAGAAAG GTTGAAGATTTCAAAGCTTTGGATAAGGTCTCCAGAGACACCAAATCCATCACCATCATTGGAGGAGGTTTCTTGGGGAGTGAGCTGGCCTGTGCCCTGGGCAGGAGAT CTGCTGATTCTGACCTGGAGGTAATCCAGATGTTCCCTGAGAAGGGCAACATGGGAAAGGTGCTGCCGGAGTATCTAAGCAACTGGACAACAGCCAAAGTCAAGAGCG AGGGAGTGGCGGTCATCACAGAAGCGTTGGTAAAAGCTGTGAGCTTCAAAGATGGTAAAGTGGAGATCAAACTGAAGGATGGTCGTGTGGTGAAGACGGACCATATTGTTGCAGCTGTTGGGCTGGAGCCCAGTGTAGAGCTGGCCAAGTCAGCAGGTCTGGAGGTAGACTCTGACTTTGGGGGCTTTCGGGTCAACGCAGAACTGCAGGCTAGGTCCAATATATGGGTG GCAGGTGATGCAGCGTGCTTCTATGACATCAGACTGGGCCGCAGGCGAGTGGAGCACCATGACCATGCAGTCGTGAGTGGCCGGCTGGCCGGAGAGAATATGACGGGAGCCAATAAGCCCTACTGGCATCAGTCCATGTTCTG GAGTGACCTGGGGCCTGATGTAGGCTATGAGGCCATTGGGATAGTAGACAGTAGCCTTCCAACAGTTGGAGTATTTGCCAAAGCCACTGCTAAGGACACCCCCAAAGCTGCCACAGAGAAGTCAG GAACTGGAATCCGTTCGGAGAGTGAGACTGAGGGGACGGCCAGTAGCCCTGTAGCCTCCTCCACCCCTGAACCCCCTCCAGTACCCGAGCAGAAGGACAACTACGGGAAAGGAGTGATCTTCTATCTGCGAGACAAAGTGGTGGTGGGCATTATCCTGTGGAACGTGTTCAACAGAATGCCCGTTGCAAGGAAG ATCATCAAAGATGGAGAGGAACATGCCGATCTGAATGAAGTGGCTAAGCTCTTCAACATTCACGACGACTGA